The following nucleotide sequence is from Nitratidesulfovibrio termitidis HI1.
AGGCGCCCGGCACCTGGACCTACGACTTCTCGCTGTGCAGCCTGTGCGGCAGCTGCGTGGAGGCGTGCCCGGTGGATTCCATCGGCTTCTCGCACGACATCTACATGGTGGGGACAAAGCGCGAGGACTTCGTGTTCGACCAGTTGGCGCGTCTGGCCCGCAAGGCCGCGGCCCGCAAGCCGGAACCGAAGAAGACCGCGAAGGCTGCGCCCGAAACTGCGCCTCCGGCCACGCCAGAGACCGCAACGGCCCCGGCCCCCGCGCCCGAAACCGCCGCAACCCCCGCAAGCGAGGCGTGACATGGAAACACCGGCAATCCTCGCCTTCGGCTTCTACTTTCTGGTCATCGTGGTCGGCTGTTTCATGGCCGTGGGCTGCGCCAGCCTTGTGCGGGCCCTGGTGGGGCTGGTCGCCACGCTGCTGGGCGTGGCGGGCATGTACCTCTTGCTGAACGCGCCGTTCATGGCCTTCATGCAGATTCTCATCTACGTGGGCGCCATCTGCGTGCTGATCTTCTTCGCGCTGATGCTGGCCCGGGCCGACGCGGACGGTGACGAGGCGGACCCCGCCCCAGCCCCGCGCACCTTCAAGGGCATACTGGCGGCCATGCTGCCCGGCGCGCTGCTGGCCCCCATCCTGCTGCTGCACCCCGCGGCCTCCAAGCTGATCCCGGCGGAAGTGCCGCTGGCCGAACTTGGCCGCAGGCTGATGGAGGACTACGTGCTGCCCTTCGAACTGATCTCGGTGGTCCTGCTCATCTCCATGGCCGGGGCCGTGCTGCTCGTCTGGGAAAGGAGGGACAAGTGAAACCGCTCGTGCTCTACCAACTGGCCTCCCTCGTGCTGCTGGGCGCGGGCCTGGCGGGGCTGGTCAAGCGGCGCACGCTGGTGGGCATGCTCATTGCCGTGGAGCTGATGCTCAACGGCGCGGGGCTGTCCATCGTGGCCGCAACCCAGCTTACCGGGGCGGACGCCACCCTCGGACAACTGGCCACGCTGCTGGTCATGGGCCTTGCCGCCGCTGAAGCCACCGTGGCCCTGGCCGCCATTGTCGTGGTGTTCCGCCGCTTCGGCACCACCCGCACAGACGCCCTGGCAACCCTGAGGGAGCAGCAGTGATGACCGTGCCCAACACCGTAGAATCCGCAAGCCTGCTCGTTCCGCTGCTGATCACCCTGGTCGCGCCCTTCGCCATCATGCTGGCGCGCGGCAACGACAACCGGCGCGAGGCCGTGTCGTTCATCGCCGCCGCGCTCACCTTCGTCTCGGTGCTGCAACTGGCGCCGGGGGTGCTTTCCGGGGTCATCTACACCTACACCGTCACCACCATCCTGCCCGGCGTCAGCCTGACCCTGTGCGCCGACGGGCTGGGCATGATCTTCGCGCTGATCGCCACCTTCCTGTGGGGCTTCGCCACCAGTTACAACATCGGGTACATGCGCGGGCTGAACGAACACGCCCAGACGCGCTACTACACCTGTTTCGCGGTGGCCATCTTCGGCGCGGTGGGCGTGGCCTTCTCCGCCACCGTGTTCACCCTGTACCTGTTCTATGAAGTGATCACCGTCTTCACCTACCCGCTGGTCGCACATCATCAGGACGCAGAAGGGTTCGCCGGGGCGCGCAAGTACCTCGTCTACCTCATGGGCACCTCCAAGCTGTTCCTGCTGCCCGCCATGATCCTGACCTACGTGCTTACCGGCACGCTGGACATGCGCCTTGGCGACGTGCTGAACGGCATGTTTCCGCCCGACGTCATCGCCGCGCACCCCAACCTGGTGCGGGTAACCTACGTGCTGTATATCGCGGGTCTGGCCAAGGCGGCCCTGGCTCCGTTCCACAACTGGCTGCCCTCGGCCATGGTGGCCCCCACCCCGGTCTCGGCCCTGCTGCACGCGGTGGCCGTGGTCAAGGCGGGGGTGTTCTCCGTAAGCCGGATCATCCTGTCCGGCTTCGGGGTGCAGGCCATGGACACCCTGGGCCTTGGCCTGCCCACGGCGTGGCTGGCGGCCTTCACCATCATCGGGGCCTCGCTCATCGCCCTGACCAAGGACGACATCAAGGCCCGGCTGGCCTATTCCACGGTCAGCCAGCTGTCCTACGTGATCATCGGGGTGGCCCTGCTGACGCCTTCGGCCGTGCAGGGCGGGCTGATGCACATCCCCCACCACGCCTTCTCCAAGATCACCCTGTTCTTTGGCGCCGGGGCCATCTACGTGGCCACGCACATCAAGAAGATCAGCCAGATGAACGGCCTTGGCCGCCGCATGCCGTGGACCTTCGGGGCCTTTGCCCTGGCGTCCCTTTCCATGATCGGCATGCCGCCGGTGTGCGGCTTCGTCTCCAAGTGGTACATCGTCAACGGTTCACTCCAGGCCGGGCAGATCGGTCTGCTGGTGACCCTGCTGCTGTCCACCCTGCTCAACGCGGGCTACTTCGTGCCCATCTTCTACCGGGCGTTCATGCTGCCGCCCGCCCCGGACGCCAATATCGAGCAGTACAACGAAGCCCCCGCCACCATGGTCATACCGCTGTGCCTGACCGGGGCCATATCGTTGCTGCTGGGCCTGTATCCGCAGGTGTTCCTGAACTTCATCCAGGCGTTCGGCCATTTCTAGGAGCGCGCTCATGAACAGACTCGGAGCATTCCTTGAACGCCAGCGCGAACTGCGCGGCGCATGGCTGAAGGCGCTGTACGGGGCGTTGGCCGCCCTCGTGCTGCTGAACCTGTTCGTCGGCCCGCACGAACCGCACTTCGGCCTTGATGCCTACCCCGGCTTCTGGGCGCTGTTCGGCCTTGTGGTGGGCGTGCTGATGGTGGTGATCATGAAGCGCGTGGTGCAGCCCGTCATCGTGCGCAAGGAGGACCACTATGGAGACGTCTAGCTTCATCCACCCCGCCATAGGGTTTCTGGCCCTGGCGGCGGTGCTGCCCTTCCTGCGGGGCAAATGGTGGAACTGGCTGCTGCCCGCACCCGCCGTGCTGGCCGTGTTCGCCGTGTTCACCATGACGCCCGGCGACCACCTGACCCTGCACTGGCTGGGGCAAACCCTGCTGCTGGGCCGCGTGGACAAGCTGTCGCTGGTCTTCGCCCAGGTGTTCGCCGTCATGTCGGTGGCGGGCATGCTGTACGCCATGCACGTCAAGGACCGGGGGCAGCACATCGCCGCCGCCCTGTACGTGTCGGGTGGGTTCGGCTGCGTGTTCGCGGGCGACTACCTGACCCTGTTCGTGTTCTGGGAACTGATGTCCATCGGCTCCACCTTCCTCGTGCTGCTGAACCGCACGCGCGAGTCGGTGCTGGCGGGCTTTCGCTACTTTCTCTACCACACCGCCGGGGGCCTTCTGCTGCTGGCGGGGCTGCTGATCCGCTACAAGGCCCTGGGCACGTGGGAATTCACGGCCATGGCCCCCGGCAACGCGCCGCTGTACGAATGGCTGATCCTGGCCGGGTTCTGCGTCAACGCCGCCGTGGTGCCGCTGCACGCCTGGCTGCCCGACGCCTACCCGCGCGGGACGGTGACCGGCTCCGTGTTCATGTGCGCCTACACCACCAAGACGGCGGTGTACGTGCTGGCGCGCGGCTTTGCAGGCTGGGAGATCCTGGCAGCGGCGGGCACGGTGATGGCGGTGTACGGCGTGCTGTACGCGTGCATCGAGAACAACGCCCGGCGCATCCTGTCGTACCACATCGTCTCGCAGGTGGGGTACATGGTGGCGGGCATCGGCGTGGGCACGGCCATGACCCTGAACGGCGCGGTGGCCCATGCCTACGCGCACATCCTGTACAAGGGCCTGCTGTTCATGGGCACCGGCTGCCTGCTGTACGCGGCGGGCACGGCCAAGTTGGACAAGCTTGGCGGCCTGGCCGCGCGGCTGCCGTGGGTCATGGTGCTGTACATGGTGGCGGCCCTGTCCATCTCGGGCATGCCGGTGTTCAACGGGTTCATCTCCAAGACCATGACCATCACCGGCGCGGCGGAAGCACACCAGACCCTGGTGGCGCTGGGCCTGGAAATCGCGGCGGTGGGCACGTTCATCTCGGTGGGCATCAAGCTGCCCTACTTCGCCTTCTGGGGCGGCAAGCCCACGGACAACGACCGTGTGCTGGCCCCCATCCCGTGGAACATGTACGCGGGCATGTCCGTGCTGGCCGTGCTGTGCATCCTGCAGGGCGTGGCCCCGTCCATCCTGTACGCCTACCTGCCCTTCGAGGTGGAACACCCCTACGTTCCGTGGTCCGTGTGGCACGTGTTGCAGTCGCTGCTGCTGCTGGGCTTCTCCGGCCTGGCCTTCTACCTGCTGCGCAAGGTGATCACCCCGCACGAAGGACTGAACCTGGACGTGGACATCGCCTACCGCGCGGTGGGCACCGGGGCCATGCGCTTCGTATGCCGCCCGCTGGCCTTCCTGGACGACCGCTGGACCGAGGCCTACCGCGCGGGCGGCCTGCGCGGACTGATGGGCATTGCCCTCGGCTCCGTGTGGTTCGACCGGCGGGCCATCGACGGCGTGGTGGACGGCAGCGCACGCACGGTGCGGGGCATCGGCGGGCTGGGCGCGCGCACGCAGAACGGCAGCCTCCAGGACTACCTGGGACTGGCCGCCTTCTTCGCGTTGTGTGTGTTCGGACTCGTCTGGTACCTCGGCTAGGGGGCTGTCCCCAAATTGTCCTTTTGCCCGTTGGCTGCGTCAAACTTCGCCTGCCATGTCGGTCGAATATAACAAGAGTATACTCCCTCATGCCAGGCTCGTTTTCCTTGCCAACGAACAAAAAACCTAATTTGGAAACAGCCCCCAGGACCCACAAAAAACGGAGCTGCCTGTGTATCCTGACATACCGGTCCTCAGCATCCTGATCTTCCTGCCGCTGCTGGCAGCGGTGCTGCTGCTGCCCCTGCGCGACGACGAGACCGTGCGGCGCGTGTCGCTGGCGGCGTCGCTCATCGGGCTTGGCGCCGCGTGGCCGCTCATCGCCTTCAACCCCGACGCCGGGTTCCAGTTCGTGGAACGCATGACCTGGGTGGCCCGCTGGGGCCTTGAATACCATCTGGCCGTGGACGGCATCAGCATCCTGATGGTGTGGCTGACCCTGTTCACCCTGCCGCTGTGCGTGCTGTGCTCGTGGACGTACATCGGCAAGCGGGTGAAGGAGTTCCACGTCTGCCTGCTGCTGATGACATCCGCCTGCATCGGCGTGTTCACCTCCATGGACCTCGTGCTGTTCTACGTGTTCTGGGAAGCCATGCTCATCCCCATGTACCTGCTCATTGCGGTATGGGGCGGGGCCGAGCGGCGCTACGCGTCCATCAAGTTCTTCCTGTACACCCTTGCCGGGTCCACCCTGCTGCTGGTGGCCATCGTGGCCTTCCGCATTGCCGGGGGCACCTTCTCCATCCCCGACCTGATGCAGCAGACCTTCGGGTTCCGCTTCCAGTACTGGGCCTTTCTGGCCATGGCCCTGGCCTTTGCCATCAAGGTGCCCATGTTCCCGTTCCACACCTGGCTGCCCGCCGCCCACGTGCAGGCGCCGTCCGCAGGCAGCGTGATCCTTGCCGCCGTGCTGCTGAAGATGGGCACCTACGGGTTCCTGCGCTTCTGCCTGCCGCTGACGCCCGAGGCCAGCGTGCACTTTGCCCCGCTGATGATCGGCATCTCGGTGGTGTCCATCCTCTACGGGGGCGCGGTGGCGCTGGGGCAGGCCGACATCAAGAAGCTGGTCGCCTATTCGTCGGTGGCCCACATGGGCTTCGTGACGCTGGGCATCTTCCTGTTCCAGAAAAGCGGCGTGCAGGGCGCGCTGCTGCAGATGCTGAACCACGGCATCGTCACCGGCGCGCTGTTCATGATGATCGGCGCCATGTACGAACGCAGCCACAGCCGCGAGGTGGCGGACAACATGGGCCTTGGCAAGTATCTGCCCGCGTTCATGTTTTTCTGGGGGCTGTATGCCCTGGCCTCGTTCGGCTTTCCCGGCACCAACGGCTTCGTGGGCGAAGTGCTGGTGTTCGTGGCCGCCTTCCAGCAAAGCCTGACCGT
It contains:
- a CDS encoding monovalent cation/H+ antiporter subunit D family protein gives rise to the protein MTVPNTVESASLLVPLLITLVAPFAIMLARGNDNRREAVSFIAAALTFVSVLQLAPGVLSGVIYTYTVTTILPGVSLTLCADGLGMIFALIATFLWGFATSYNIGYMRGLNEHAQTRYYTCFAVAIFGAVGVAFSATVFTLYLFYEVITVFTYPLVAHHQDAEGFAGARKYLVYLMGTSKLFLLPAMILTYVLTGTLDMRLGDVLNGMFPPDVIAAHPNLVRVTYVLYIAGLAKAALAPFHNWLPSAMVAPTPVSALLHAVAVVKAGVFSVSRIILSGFGVQAMDTLGLGLPTAWLAAFTIIGASLIALTKDDIKARLAYSTVSQLSYVIIGVALLTPSAVQGGLMHIPHHAFSKITLFFGAGAIYVATHIKKISQMNGLGRRMPWTFGAFALASLSMIGMPPVCGFVSKWYIVNGSLQAGQIGLLVTLLLSTLLNAGYFVPIFYRAFMLPPAPDANIEQYNEAPATMVIPLCLTGAISLLLGLYPQVFLNFIQAFGHF
- the nuoK gene encoding NADH-quinone oxidoreductase subunit NuoK, producing MKPLVLYQLASLVLLGAGLAGLVKRRTLVGMLIAVELMLNGAGLSIVAATQLTGADATLGQLATLLVMGLAAAEATVALAAIVVVFRRFGTTRTDALATLREQQ
- a CDS encoding complex I subunit 4 family protein, giving the protein MYPDIPVLSILIFLPLLAAVLLLPLRDDETVRRVSLAASLIGLGAAWPLIAFNPDAGFQFVERMTWVARWGLEYHLAVDGISILMVWLTLFTLPLCVLCSWTYIGKRVKEFHVCLLLMTSACIGVFTSMDLVLFYVFWEAMLIPMYLLIAVWGGAERRYASIKFFLYTLAGSTLLLVAIVAFRIAGGTFSIPDLMQQTFGFRFQYWAFLAMALAFAIKVPMFPFHTWLPAAHVQAPSAGSVILAAVLLKMGTYGFLRFCLPLTPEASVHFAPLMIGISVVSILYGGAVALGQADIKKLVAYSSVAHMGFVTLGIFLFQKSGVQGALLQMLNHGIVTGALFMMIGAMYERSHSREVADNMGLGKYLPAFMFFWGLYALASFGFPGTNGFVGEVLVFVAAFQQSLTVGALIVPGALLAAAYMFRVSLRMAWGSPSTAKTWNDLNRREWTYLLLPAVLVLWIGLAPAPFLRLIDPSIDRLLADLRGRAPVKEAPLALNHADAVRHEPPAVLASAAIAKEVRQ
- a CDS encoding Na(+)/H(+) antiporter subunit D, with protein sequence METSSFIHPAIGFLALAAVLPFLRGKWWNWLLPAPAVLAVFAVFTMTPGDHLTLHWLGQTLLLGRVDKLSLVFAQVFAVMSVAGMLYAMHVKDRGQHIAAALYVSGGFGCVFAGDYLTLFVFWELMSIGSTFLVLLNRTRESVLAGFRYFLYHTAGGLLLLAGLLIRYKALGTWEFTAMAPGNAPLYEWLILAGFCVNAAVVPLHAWLPDAYPRGTVTGSVFMCAYTTKTAVYVLARGFAGWEILAAAGTVMAVYGVLYACIENNARRILSYHIVSQVGYMVAGIGVGTAMTLNGAVAHAYAHILYKGLLFMGTGCLLYAAGTAKLDKLGGLAARLPWVMVLYMVAALSISGMPVFNGFISKTMTITGAAEAHQTLVALGLEIAAVGTFISVGIKLPYFAFWGGKPTDNDRVLAPIPWNMYAGMSVLAVLCILQGVAPSILYAYLPFEVEHPYVPWSVWHVLQSLLLLGFSGLAFYLLRKVITPHEGLNLDVDIAYRAVGTGAMRFVCRPLAFLDDRWTEAYRAGGLRGLMGIALGSVWFDRRAIDGVVDGSARTVRGIGGLGARTQNGSLQDYLGLAAFFALCVFGLVWYLG
- a CDS encoding NADH-quinone oxidoreductase subunit J family protein, with the translated sequence METPAILAFGFYFLVIVVGCFMAVGCASLVRALVGLVATLLGVAGMYLLLNAPFMAFMQILIYVGAICVLIFFALMLARADADGDEADPAPAPRTFKGILAAMLPGALLAPILLLHPAASKLIPAEVPLAELGRRLMEDYVLPFELISVVLLISMAGAVLLVWERRDK